The Mycteria americana isolate JAX WOST 10 ecotype Jacksonville Zoo and Gardens chromosome 25, USCA_MyAme_1.0, whole genome shotgun sequence genome includes a window with the following:
- the BGLAP gene encoding osteocalcin, producing MKPLILLTLLALLTLGLCRRGAGLERENGDQDSLCQAGGLGVRAGGWDESPKRRSRVRAQPARGLPEPTGCPDHSAPSLPAAADSSISADDSPSSEAFVSKRAGAEVVRRHKRNYVYDSSVYGAAWNPLEAKREVCELNPNCDELADHIGFQEAYRRFYGPV from the exons ATGAAGCCCCTCATCCTGCTGACCCTCCTGGCCCTCCTCACCCTTGGCCTCTGCCGCAGAG GTGCGGGGCTGGAGCGGGAGAACGGCGATCAGGACTCCCTTTGCCAggctggggggctcggggtgAGAGCGGGGGGGTGGGATGAGAGCCCCAAAAGGAGGAGCAGGGTGAGGGCACAGCCTGCACGGGGCCTTCCCGAGCCCACCGGCTGCCCCGACCACTCTGCGCCATCCCTCCCCGCAGCTGCTGACAGCTCCATCAGCGCAGATGACTCGCCCAGCTCCGAAG CCTTCGTCTCCAAACGCGCCGGCGCCGAGGTGGTGCGGAGACACAAGAGGAATTACGTCTATGACAG CAGCGTCTATGGTGCCGCCTGGAACCCGCTGGAGGCCAAACGCGAGGTGTGCGAGCTCAACCCCAACTGCGATGAGCTGGCCGACCACATCGGCTTCCAGGAGGCGTACCGGCGCTTCTACGGCCCCGTCTAG
- the PMF1 gene encoding polyamine-modulated factor 1, which translates to MGGDGGAVGRLDMAAARSDAEEAAAGDGGPAAMAAPGRAQVFATVVDTFLEKLVAAGSYQRFANCYRCFYKLQPEMTRSIYDQFISQLQASIKEEIQEVKNEGNLEVLFNSLDRIVEEAKNREEPAWRPSGIPEEDVRSAMVPYLLKHRSYLRKVLKEKEEENRKVAESVLAGRDRIAELQQLIQARKHAWQAISKEQRELITTFKEPQ; encoded by the exons ATGGGCGGCGACGGCGGGGCCGTTGGGCGGCTGGACATGGCGGCGGCGCGCAGCGATGctgaggaggcggcggcgggcgatgGCGGCCCGGCCGCGATggcggcgccgggccgcgcccAGGTCTTCGCCACCGTGGTGGACAccttcctggagaagctggtggcagCCGGCAG CTACCAGAGGTTTGCAAACTGCTACCGCTGCTTCTACAAGCTACAGCCCGAGATGACCAGGAGCATTTACGATCAGTTTATATCCCAGCTGCAGGCCTCCATCAAG GAGGAGATCCAGGAGGTGAAGAATGAAGGGAATCTGGAGGTGCTCTTTAATTCATTGGATAGGATTGTGGAGGAGGCAAAGAACCGGGAAGAGCCTGCGTG GCGTCCCAGCGGGATCCCAGAAGAGGACGTTCGCAGCGCAATGGTGCCGTACCTCCTCAAGCACAGGTCGTACTTGCGGAAAGTCctaaaggagaaggaggaagagaacagGAAGGTAGCGGAGTCTGTGCTTGCGGGGAGGGATAGgattgcagagctgcagcagctgatcCAAGCTCGCAAACATGCCTGgcag GCAATTAGTAAAGAGCAACGAGAACTCATCACGACATTCAAGGAGCCCCAGTGA